DNA from Agathobaculum sp. NTUH-O15-33:
TGGCCAGCGCGCTGCTGCGCGATAAAATCAACGAGCTGTCCGAGAAGCGCGGCCTGCCGGTGGTAACGATCAATACCGATATCGCGGACTGTGCGCGGCTGGCCTATGTTGGGCCGGATAATATCGCCTGCGGCCGCACGGCCGGCGCGCTGCTGGGCATGGCCATGGGCGGCAAAGGCCGCGTTTTGCCGATCTTGGGCCAGCGCAGCGGCCACTTCGCGGATACGCAGCGCCTGAGCGGCTTTTACGCGGAAATCAGCGAAGCCTTTCCTTCAATCGAAATGCTGCCGCCGGAGTATTGCTTCCTCGATCAGGGACTGGCCGAGCGCATCACCCTGCGCGCGCTTAGCGAAGTGGAAGGCCTTACCGGGATCTACCTGTCCTCCGTCGGGCGCAGCGGCGTGTACCGCGCGCTGGACCGCGCGGGGCAAGGGGGCCGCGTCCATGTCGTGGTGCACGATCTGACGCGGGATAATCTGCAAATGATCCGTGCGGGCGTGGTGGATTTTGCGATCGGTCAGGGCGTCAAAACGCAGGGCTCGCTGCCGCTGCTTCTGCTGTATCAATACCTGACGGGGCATGTTTCGCCGGAGAAACGACGGTATTCGACAGAAATAGAGGTCAAATTCCGCTGCAATCTGTTGCCGGAGGACGAAGCGTGTCAAACGCCGGAGCTTTAAAAAAGATAGAAATCCTTGCATCAGGGTATTGCATCCCCTAACGGCACGTGCTACTATATATAGTGTCACCGACAAAAGAAATGTACCAGATGTTAGAAAGGGTAAGAATACATGAAAATCGGAGAGAGTGCGCGCGCCGTATTGGAACGGCGGTATTTGGTAAAAGATGAACAGGGAAATAATATAGAATCCATTGAGCAGATGTTCAACCGCGTCGCCACGGCGATCGCGGCGGCGGACAAGCAGTATGATAAAAAGGCGGATGTGGAAAAAACCGCACAGCGCTTTTATGAAATGATGACGAATTTGGATTTCCTGCCCAATTCGCCCACGCTGATGAACGCAGGGCGCGAGCTTGGCCAGCTTTCGGCCTGTTTCGTGCTGCCGGTGGGCGATTCGATGGAGGAAATCTTTGAAACCATCAAGCAAGCCGCGCTGATTCATAAATCGGGCGGCGGCACGGGCTTTTCCTTTTCCCGCCTGCGCCCGGCGGGCGCGGTGGTCAAGACCACCGGCGGCGTTGCCAGCGGGCCGATCAGCTTTATGCGCGTGTTCAACATGGCGACGGAGGCCGTCAAGCAGGGCGGCACCCGGCGCGGCGCGAACATGGGCATCCTGCGCATCGATCATCCGGATATTTTGAACTTTATCGATTGCAAGAAGGACAACGCGGATATTACGAATTTCAATATCTCGGTCGGCATCACGGAAGAATTCATGCAGGCGGTCGAGCAGGGCGGTTCGTACAAGCTGATCGATCCCCGCTCCAAGGAAGAAGTGGGCGAATTGGACGCGCGCGAGGTGTTCGACAAGATCGTCGGCAGCGCGTGGCGCAACGGCGAGCCGGGCATCATCTTCCTAGACCGTTTGAACCGCGACAATGTCGTGCCGTCGCAGGGCGAAATTGAAAGCACCAACCCCTGCGGCGAACAGCCGCTGCTGCCCTATGAATCGTGCAACCTCGGCTCGATCAATCTGGTCAGCATGCTGGTCAAGAAAAGCGGCGCGTACGCGCTCGATTACGGCAAGCTGGCGGATACCGTGCGCGACGCGGTGCATTTCCTCGACAACGTGATCGACGTTAACAAGTACCCGCTGGAAAAGATCGATTTTACCACCAAGCAGACCCGCAAGGTCGGCCTTGGCGTGATGGGCTGGGCGGACACGCTCGCTCTGCTCGGCCTGCCCTATAACTCGGACGAGGCGGTCGCCCTCGCGGAAAAGGTGATGAAGTTTATCACCGATAACGGCCGCGCCGCTTCTGTGGAGCTGGCCAAGACGCGCGGCGCGTTCCCGCTGTTCGAGGAAAGCATTTACGCGGGCGGCGAGCCGCTGCGCAACGCGACCGTCACCACCATCGCGCCGACCGGCACGCTGTCCATCATCGGCGGCTGCTCTTCCGGCGTGGAGCCGGTGTTTGCGTATGTGTTCATTCGCAACATCATGGACGGCACCGAGCTGATCGAGGTCAACCCGATCCTCAAACAGGTGCTGATCGATCGGGGCCTGTATTCGGACGAGCTGATGAAGCGCATTGCCAAAGAGGGCACGCTGGCCCATATCGAGGCCATACCGGAGGATATCCGCCGCGTCTTCGTCTGCTCGCACGATGTTAGCCCCTTGTACCATGTCAAGATGCAGGCGGCTTTCCAGCAGTACACGGACAACGCCGTATCCAAAACGGTTAACTTTAAAAACGACGCCACCGTGGAGGATGTGCAGGAGGTTTACCAGCTCGCCTATCAGCTGGGCTGCAAGGGCGTCACGATTTACCGCGACGGCAGCCGCGACAGTCAGGTGCTGAATATCGGTTCGGTGAAAAAAGGCGCCGCGCCCGCTTGCCCGACCTGCGGCGAGGAAGAGGATATGGAGCCGCTGCACGATATCAAGCCCCGGCCCCGGCCCGAGGTCACCTGCGGCCTGACCGAGCGCATGAAGATCGGCTGCGGCAATCTGTACGTCACCGTCAATTACGATGAAAACGGGATCTGCGAGGTGTTCACCTCGACCGGCAAGGCGGGCGGTTGTCCGTCCCAGTCGGAGGCGACCGCGCGTCTGGTATCGATCGCGCTTCGCTCCGGCGTTTCCATGGACGAGATCTTGCAGCAGCTTCGCGGTATCCGCTGCCCGTCCACCATCCGGCACGCCGGGCTTAAGTGCACCTCCTGCCCGGACGCGATCGCGCGCGTCATCAAAAAGACGGATGATATGCTCAAGGCGCAAAAGGGCATTGTGAGCACCGCAGCGGTACAGCAGGCGGCGGCGACCGAAGTGGTCACCACCAAGCACTCCAAATTCTGTCCCGAGTGCGGCGCGGAAATGGAGCACGAGGGCGGCTGTGTAATCTGCCGTTCGTGCGGCTATTCCAAGTGCAACTGATTCAGTAATAGCGCCCCGGCCGGTCACTGACCCGGCCGGGGCGCGCGCTATAGAAGGGGGAGAAAAGATATGCGCCGCACGGTTTTGTGCTATGGCGATTCCAACACCTACGGCTATGATCCGCGTTCCTTTTTTGGGGGCCGTTACCCTGCGGATACACGCTGGACAGGGCTCATCGACGGAACCGACGGATGGACGGTGCTGGACTGCGGCGAAAACGGGCGCGCGATCCCACGCCGTCCGCAAGAGCTGCAAGAGGCGGAAGCGCTGGTGAGGGCGCACCCGGAAGCGGCGGTCGTCACCGTCATGCTGGGCAGTAACGATTTGCTCCAGTACCCATCGGACACGGCGGAGCATGTGACGGCGCGCATGGAAACGCTGCTAACGCATATGCGGGCGGCTCTTGCGGAGGCGCGGGGCGATTCTGCGCTGCTTTTGGTCGCCCCGCCGCCGATGGCGGCGGGCGCGTGGGTGACGGAGGAACGGCTCCTCACCGAATCGGCCCGCCTTGGCGCGTGCTACCGTGCGCTCGCGGCAAAGCTCTCCTTGCCCTTTGCCGATGCCGCCGCGTGGGACGTGGCCCTTGCGTTTGACGGCGTGCACTTTTCCGAGGCGGGTCACCGCGCGTTTGCCAAAGGGATCGAGCCTGTGCTCTCTTCGCTTGCGCGGGGAAACTAGAAGTTGAATTCGGCTTCCCAGTCAAAGTCGCCGCTTGTTTCCACATTGCCCGGCCAGTGCGCGCACCAATCCGGTATGCAGGGTGTTTCCACCCGGTCAAGGCTGGGCGTGTAGGGCTTCAGGTCCAGCACCGGGCTGCCGTCGTTCGCGTCGATATAGGCAAGGCCGAGCACGCCGTTATCCTCATCCATATAGGTTATATGCGCGCAGGAAAGCGCGATGGGGTTGGGCCGTGCGGGCGAGCGGGTGGCAAACGCGCCGAGCACCGCCGGCCCCTTGGTATACGGCGCGTCTACCGTTAACACGCCGCGCGCCGCGGCGTTATCGCAGCCTGAAAACCACCAAACCACCTGAATATCGCCAAAAGCGGCAAGGCCCTTTAATGCCGGTACGTATTCCGGAAGCAGCTCGATACGGAAATCCTCACCCTCGGCGCGAATAACGCCGATCTGTTTTACTGAAAATTCACTCATGACAATTACCTCTTCTGTTTTCGTATTACGGTACCGTGATTTCAGTATAACGGATGTTTTTTATACTTCAACCCCCATTTTCAGAATTTTTTAAAAGAAATTGTTCACACGCACAAAAAAACGCGGAGCAGGGATGACCCTGCTCCGCGTTTCAGCTTGTCAAAGAACCCTTCGCGCCGCAGCGCGTATAAAATAGGATTTTGCCGATTACGGCAAAATTCATAAAAACCGGGAGCATGTATCTCGGTTTTTATACAAACCGACTTCAAGTGTGCCTAAAAGGCGCGCGCAGAAGCCGGAATTCTCGATCGAAATGGGGCTTTGTTTCGATCGACAGACTGTCAAAAATTGTTTTTTGACAGTCTGAAACGCGGAGCAGGGATAACCCTGCTCCGCGTTTTTTGTGGTGCCGTTTATTGGCAGCTGAACTTCTGCTTAACAGTGCTGATCTTGTTCTGCTCCACCTGTTCGGTGGGGTACCAGCCCTTGGCGGTCATTTTGTCATAAATGACGTCCTGCATGCTCAGCGATTCGTTCAGCGCGCTGCTGAACGCCTGATGCACGTTGGCGGTGCCGGATTCGATGGTGCCGTGCATAAACAAATCGCAAACACCCTTTTCAAGCAAAAGGATGTTTTCCATCAGGTTCTTGTCGTCCATTCGTTTTTCCTCCTTACAGCAGGTCGTAGAAGCTCTGGAAGAGCTGCTGGTGTTTCTGCTGCATCAGCTCGACGCACGCCTTCAATTCCGGGTCTTGGATCTGGCTGGCGGTTTCCTTGCACTTGGTCTGAAAATACTGTTCGTGACCCAGCGCGTCCTCTACATACAAAAGTTCTTTTGTGGTCATCATCATCACCTCAAAATTATTTTGCCGAGGCTGAACCAAAGTATGCATGCTTAATCGGAGGCTTTAAAATTATACACCGGCTTTATCCGTTCAACGATATCCGCCGTCGGCCCGATCTGACTGATGATATCGTCCATGCGTTTGTAGGCCATGGGCGATTCGTCCAGCGTATCCGGAAGCACGCAGGTGGAATAAATACCCGCCATTTCCGCGCGGTAAACATCCATGTCGAGTTGCTGAAAGGCTTCTTTCCGGCTCATCAGGCGGCCTGCGCCGTGCGGGGCGGAGTAGTTCCATTCCTTGTTACCTAGGCCGGTACAAATCAGGCTGCCATCGCGCATGTTGATGGGAATAAGCAGCTTTTCACCCGCTTTGGCGGATACCGCGCCCTTGCGCAAGATCATGGCGTCGGTATCGATATAATTGTGGATGGTGGTAAAGGCTTCCGCGCAGGTAAGCCCCATGCCGGATAGCAAGGAATCGACCATCGCCTTGCGGTTGAGCGCGGCAAACCGCTGTATGATACGCATATCATCGATATATTCATGGAATAAACGGCCTTCAACGTAAGCCAGATCGCGCGGCAGGTCGACCGGATGCTCTTTTTTCAGCGTTCGTATGACTTTTTCGATTTCGTGTTCGCGCCCGGCGGCTTTCATTTGGGCAATGGTACTTTCGATTTGATGGCGCGCGCCGCCCCACAGTGCGCGGCGGCCCTCGTCCTGATAAAACTTTGCCACCTCGCTGCCAAGGTGGCGGCTGCCCGAATGGACGACCAGATAAAGCGCGCCGTCCTCACCGCGATCTATTTCGATAAAATGGTTGCCTCCGCCCAGCGTGCCGATACTGCGTTGCGCGCGCGCCAAATTGACGGCAGGCGCGCAGTGCAGCGCAGTCAAGTCGATCAAATCGGCGAACGCATGGGGCGTGGCGCGAATCTCGCGGCCGCAGGGGATCGCGGCGCGGATATGCGCATCCAACCGGTCAAGATCGATCTCGCGTTCCAAAAGGCGAACAGTCTCCATACCGCAGCCGATATCCACACCGACCATGCCGGGCACGATCTTATCGGAAATAGTCATGGTCGTACCGATTGTGCAACCCATCCCGGCGTGCACATCGGGCATGATGCGGATACGGCTGTCCGCAAAAGCGGGCTGGTCGCAAACCGCGCGGATCTGCTGCTCGGCGGTCTGGTCAAGCGCGGCGCAAAAGCACAGTGCGGTATTATAGGCGCCCTTGACAGGTATCATAAAAATCTCCTT
Protein-coding regions in this window:
- a CDS encoding LacI family DNA-binding transcriptional regulator; protein product: MAVTMQQIAEACGVSRGTVDRALRGREGVRPEVARQIRQTARELGYLPRHASPLKKEKPVRIGVVLHTGVSVFVRQLAGLLAAYPGQTLLPIETIVRTMDGTDVPHQLALIDELAERERVDGLAIMPLASALLRDKINELSEKRGLPVVTINTDIADCARLAYVGPDNIACGRTAGALLGMAMGGKGRVLPILGQRSGHFADTQRLSGFYAEISEAFPSIEMLPPEYCFLDQGLAERITLRALSEVEGLTGIYLSSVGRSGVYRALDRAGQGGRVHVVVHDLTRDNLQMIRAGVVDFAIGQGVKTQGSLPLLLLYQYLTGHVSPEKRRYSTEIEVKFRCNLLPEDEACQTPEL
- a CDS encoding vitamin B12-dependent ribonucleotide reductase codes for the protein MKIGESARAVLERRYLVKDEQGNNIESIEQMFNRVATAIAAADKQYDKKADVEKTAQRFYEMMTNLDFLPNSPTLMNAGRELGQLSACFVLPVGDSMEEIFETIKQAALIHKSGGGTGFSFSRLRPAGAVVKTTGGVASGPISFMRVFNMATEAVKQGGTRRGANMGILRIDHPDILNFIDCKKDNADITNFNISVGITEEFMQAVEQGGSYKLIDPRSKEEVGELDAREVFDKIVGSAWRNGEPGIIFLDRLNRDNVVPSQGEIESTNPCGEQPLLPYESCNLGSINLVSMLVKKSGAYALDYGKLADTVRDAVHFLDNVIDVNKYPLEKIDFTTKQTRKVGLGVMGWADTLALLGLPYNSDEAVALAEKVMKFITDNGRAASVELAKTRGAFPLFEESIYAGGEPLRNATVTTIAPTGTLSIIGGCSSGVEPVFAYVFIRNIMDGTELIEVNPILKQVLIDRGLYSDELMKRIAKEGTLAHIEAIPEDIRRVFVCSHDVSPLYHVKMQAAFQQYTDNAVSKTVNFKNDATVEDVQEVYQLAYQLGCKGVTIYRDGSRDSQVLNIGSVKKGAAPACPTCGEEEDMEPLHDIKPRPRPEVTCGLTERMKIGCGNLYVTVNYDENGICEVFTSTGKAGGCPSQSEATARLVSIALRSGVSMDEILQQLRGIRCPSTIRHAGLKCTSCPDAIARVIKKTDDMLKAQKGIVSTAAVQQAAATEVVTTKHSKFCPECGAEMEHEGGCVICRSCGYSKCN
- a CDS encoding GDSL-type esterase/lipase family protein; the encoded protein is MRRTVLCYGDSNTYGYDPRSFFGGRYPADTRWTGLIDGTDGWTVLDCGENGRAIPRRPQELQEAEALVRAHPEAAVVTVMLGSNDLLQYPSDTAEHVTARMETLLTHMRAALAEARGDSALLLVAPPPMAAGAWVTEERLLTESARLGACYRALAAKLSLPFADAAAWDVALAFDGVHFSEAGHRAFAKGIEPVLSSLARGN
- a CDS encoding SAM-dependent methyltransferase; amino-acid sequence: MSEFSVKQIGVIRAEGEDFRIELLPEYVPALKGLAAFGDIQVVWWFSGCDNAAARGVLTVDAPYTKGPAVLGAFATRSPARPNPIALSCAHITYMDEDNGVLGLAYIDANDGSPVLDLKPYTPSLDRVETPCIPDWCAHWPGNVETSGDFDWEAEFNF
- a CDS encoding spore coat protein — encoded protein: MDDKNLMENILLLEKGVCDLFMHGTIESGTANVHQAFSSALNESLSMQDVIYDKMTAKGWYPTEQVEQNKISTVKQKFSCQ
- a CDS encoding RtcB family protein, which translates into the protein MIPVKGAYNTALCFCAALDQTAEQQIRAVCDQPAFADSRIRIMPDVHAGMGCTIGTTMTISDKIVPGMVGVDIGCGMETVRLLEREIDLDRLDAHIRAAIPCGREIRATPHAFADLIDLTALHCAPAVNLARAQRSIGTLGGGNHFIEIDRGEDGALYLVVHSGSRHLGSEVAKFYQDEGRRALWGGARHQIESTIAQMKAAGREHEIEKVIRTLKKEHPVDLPRDLAYVEGRLFHEYIDDMRIIQRFAALNRKAMVDSLLSGMGLTCAEAFTTIHNYIDTDAMILRKGAVSAKAGEKLLIPINMRDGSLICTGLGNKEWNYSAPHGAGRLMSRKEAFQQLDMDVYRAEMAGIYSTCVLPDTLDESPMAYKRMDDIISQIGPTADIVERIKPVYNFKASD